One stretch of Tateyamaria omphalii DNA includes these proteins:
- a CDS encoding tetratricopeptide repeat protein, which yields MIGIRLLKLGIAVVFFVFASIGVAQPRLSLTDLTNAAQAGDVSAQTELGLRSLTGDGTLQDHSAAAQWFARAAEAGDAEAQNQLGRLYHTGRGVARDTGAALRWLEAAATSGDPVYLFDLASVLESEAGETNLTRAAGLYTAGAQAGHLPSTISLGVLYQKGAGVPQDFAEAKRLYQIGLDSGHPRAQNNLGLLYVRGDGVEQDYFRAAELFAAAAEQGLTQAMTNLGVLYENGFGVPQDAARADALYRMSGTAAQQAVRGAGGFQYDPRLAPLPQSEEALQILVDAAAADDPVARFQMGWLLVSAVDASFDDIRAARTHFESAAERGHGPSMANLALMYFRGQGAPQDFVLGHMWMLMAQRAGTVNPTLTELFANTATPEQINEAETRGKAFLEKNGMMIMP from the coding sequence ATGATTGGAATTCGTTTGCTGAAGCTCGGCATTGCGGTGGTGTTTTTCGTTTTTGCCTCGATCGGAGTTGCTCAGCCACGGCTTTCGCTGACAGATCTGACCAATGCCGCTCAAGCCGGTGATGTCTCTGCACAGACTGAGTTGGGACTGCGCTCTTTAACTGGCGACGGAACGTTGCAAGATCACAGCGCAGCGGCGCAATGGTTCGCGCGGGCCGCAGAGGCAGGGGATGCGGAAGCACAGAACCAACTGGGGCGGCTCTACCACACAGGTCGCGGTGTTGCCCGGGATACCGGGGCTGCCTTGCGTTGGCTTGAGGCAGCAGCAACATCCGGGGATCCCGTCTACCTATTTGATCTGGCAAGTGTTCTGGAAAGCGAAGCGGGAGAAACCAACCTGACCCGCGCTGCAGGCCTCTATACCGCAGGGGCCCAAGCGGGGCACTTGCCGTCCACGATCAGCCTTGGGGTGCTGTACCAAAAAGGGGCAGGCGTGCCGCAGGATTTTGCTGAGGCCAAGCGGCTCTATCAGATCGGCTTGGACAGCGGCCATCCGCGCGCGCAGAACAACCTTGGTTTGCTCTATGTGCGTGGTGACGGCGTGGAACAGGATTATTTCCGTGCCGCCGAACTCTTTGCAGCCGCGGCTGAGCAAGGTTTGACGCAGGCCATGACGAACCTTGGTGTGCTGTACGAAAACGGATTTGGCGTGCCGCAGGACGCAGCGCGGGCTGATGCGCTGTATCGAATGTCTGGCACAGCTGCGCAGCAGGCTGTTCGGGGCGCCGGCGGCTTTCAGTATGACCCGCGCCTCGCTCCACTGCCGCAGAGTGAGGAAGCGCTGCAAATCCTCGTCGACGCTGCCGCCGCGGACGACCCCGTTGCACGGTTCCAGATGGGTTGGTTGCTGGTCAGTGCAGTAGACGCCAGCTTTGACGATATCCGCGCCGCGCGGACCCACTTTGAGAGTGCCGCGGAACGCGGGCACGGTCCGTCTATGGCCAATCTGGCCTTAATGTATTTCCGCGGACAGGGTGCCCCGCAGGACTTTGTGCTTGGCCACATGTGGATGCTGATGGCCCAAAGGGCCGGAACAGTGAACCCGACGCTGACGGAGCTTTTTGCGAATACTGCCACGCCGGAGCAGATCAATGAGGCCGAAACACGCGGAAAAGCGTTCCTTGAAAAAAACGGCATGATGATCATGCCTTAA
- a CDS encoding tail fiber domain-containing protein, whose protein sequence is MKFSTKPVSRTMAVSALALGMSVGASDAQVFTADVIIQSSLCVGFDCVTGESFGFDTIRLKENNLRIHFDDTSASASFPGNDWRLIANDDGNGGLNHFSVQDATAGRSPFRIEAAAPANTLYLEDDGDVGIGTSEPVVDLHLVGGNSPALRLQQDGSDGFAPQIYDIAANETNFFIRDVTNASRLFFRAQPGAPGDSMFIAADGSIGFGTDSPDAALKMVTSAGIGASEAGIHIVDARNSGAMQMLRMENDGAVQLFMNNTARTDAQWMLSAGRGLRFIPSETASAFMMELSNTGDLEIKGALTQSSDRNAKTDIVPVDADDILAKVRALPVSAWTYKHDAEDGVRHIGPMAQDFYAAFGTGRDETGISSLDGTGVALAAIQALSEQNAVLQARLDALEAEAQSE, encoded by the coding sequence ATGAAGTTTTCAACCAAACCTGTTTCAAGGACGATGGCTGTCAGTGCTCTCGCACTCGGTATGAGTGTTGGAGCGAGCGATGCACAGGTGTTTACCGCCGATGTCATCATTCAAAGCAGCCTCTGTGTCGGTTTTGACTGCGTCACCGGTGAAAGCTTTGGCTTCGATACGATCCGGCTGAAGGAAAACAACCTGCGCATTCATTTTGACGACACTTCAGCCTCGGCGTCTTTCCCTGGAAATGACTGGCGGCTTATCGCAAATGATGACGGCAACGGTGGGCTGAACCACTTCTCTGTACAAGATGCGACTGCGGGTCGGAGCCCGTTCCGCATCGAAGCCGCAGCCCCTGCAAACACCCTATACTTGGAGGATGATGGCGATGTTGGTATCGGCACGTCCGAACCGGTGGTGGACTTGCACCTCGTCGGGGGCAATTCGCCCGCGCTGCGCCTTCAACAGGACGGATCGGACGGTTTTGCGCCCCAAATCTACGATATCGCGGCAAACGAAACGAATTTCTTCATTCGTGACGTGACAAACGCGTCGCGTCTGTTCTTTCGTGCCCAGCCTGGCGCGCCCGGAGACAGCATGTTTATCGCGGCGGATGGTAGTATCGGTTTTGGAACTGATAGTCCGGATGCGGCTTTGAAGATGGTAACAAGCGCCGGGATCGGCGCGAGTGAGGCTGGCATTCATATCGTCGATGCCCGAAACAGCGGTGCGATGCAGATGCTGCGCATGGAAAATGACGGTGCGGTTCAATTGTTCATGAACAACACCGCTCGCACCGATGCCCAATGGATGTTGAGCGCTGGACGCGGGCTGCGGTTCATTCCATCGGAAACCGCGTCAGCCTTCATGATGGAATTGTCGAACACCGGCGATCTTGAGATCAAGGGTGCCTTGACGCAATCGTCAGATCGTAACGCAAAGACCGACATTGTTCCGGTTGATGCTGATGACATCCTTGCCAAAGTCCGCGCGTTGCCGGTCAGTGCGTGGACATACAAGCACGATGCGGAAGACGGCGTGCGTCACATCGGTCCAATGGCCCAGGATTTCTATGCCGCATTTGGCACCGGTCGCGATGAAACAGGTATTTCTTCGCTGGACGGCACCGGCGTTGCATTGGCCGCCATCCAGGCGCTGAGTGAACAGAACGCTGTACTTCAAGCCCGGCTTGATGCGCTGGAAGCCGAAGCGCAAAGTGAGTGA
- a CDS encoding FG-GAP-like repeat-containing protein: MDRFIVRPYDKRFAVALLIICALAYLFWTGSRYPSLDEKAMMSGAIQLEDPLSFEARFALANGMSTLERMFWTTLNWIDTNKKGMTFGILFAASFLTLAPYLRRKTFRGGTPNAILGLVLGTPLGVCVNCAAPIARGLYSAGMRAETTLSAMIASPTLNIVVLTMLFSLLPFYMALAKIVLSLLVILVAVPLICRALPQVQIADEELVCPLPAAMPDGPRSEPLAQAILGVVRSFGANLWYIIKMTVPLMLLAGILGAVTATLIPQDQVVLLQFGIGVLVVVAIVGLFLPVPIAFDVVVTGALLAAGLAPGYVMALLFTLGIFSVYSFFIVAQSIGQRAAWLMSVVVVVLGVIAGLGAQSYHQLQSDRALRLLTSTPWGAAMASGGPEVTVQASQLSAPSAAAGTGFVRKDAAVIGIDQPIEFSFRDMWPPFWEGRSLASGDIDRDGDIDLVVASTRVGLYIYDNDGAGRFTVRADDLGFVTELPVFNAVLADVDNDGWQDLILATYLAGNYLVQNRQGQFDMAGALRLPAPPEAILTMSLAVADADRDGDLDIALGQWSAGWYREIPGEESRNHILWNDGGTFDRLTALPGVPGETLSLLFSDIDSSGTADLLVGNDFSIPDYIYLGDGSGGFDMITRASGRIEHTTTTTMAIKSADLRNAGEPELYFAQISGRSSGVSETLKMQSLDRYCDSISDPDHHAVCVQNMQIKAWYRAGNNFDPSFASRCGQLSGQNQDECRAMLVKDLAIQRRDPSICKLIAEDQPIPRAFCDIHFKPVLPPLQADVDLTPPQILSTNVLLSLKDGVWKDVAAARGLEVGGWSWDTKIADFDNDGWQDVYIVNGTWVPNEVSPSNLFFHNMGDGQFVEASGPFGLEDFLMTAAATTFDLDGDGDLDIVTYPVNAPLRVFTNVTQNPGVVFRLRDAVGNRDGIGAILSLEDDFGRTQMREIQLGGGFMSFDAPQVHFGLAGAVGQRLTIRWADGSKAVLRGPFMGGTLYDIHRQ, from the coding sequence ATGGACCGTTTCATCGTCAGACCCTATGACAAGCGCTTTGCGGTCGCGCTGCTGATCATTTGCGCCCTGGCCTATCTGTTCTGGACAGGGTCACGCTATCCGTCGCTGGACGAAAAGGCGATGATGTCCGGTGCCATCCAACTCGAAGACCCGCTGAGTTTCGAGGCCCGATTCGCCCTGGCAAACGGCATGTCGACGCTGGAGCGGATGTTCTGGACTACTCTGAACTGGATCGACACCAACAAGAAGGGCATGACTTTCGGCATTCTTTTCGCCGCTTCCTTCCTAACACTCGCACCTTACCTCCGGCGCAAAACGTTTCGCGGCGGAACACCCAATGCCATTCTGGGCCTTGTCCTTGGAACGCCATTGGGTGTGTGCGTGAACTGCGCCGCGCCTATCGCACGAGGACTGTATTCAGCCGGTATGCGCGCAGAAACCACGCTAAGCGCCATGATCGCCTCGCCGACGCTCAACATTGTAGTGCTGACCATGCTGTTCAGTCTGCTGCCGTTTTACATGGCACTGGCCAAGATTGTACTGAGCCTTCTGGTGATCCTGGTGGCTGTCCCACTGATCTGCCGCGCTCTACCGCAAGTTCAAATCGCTGACGAGGAATTGGTGTGCCCGCTGCCCGCAGCAATGCCCGACGGGCCGCGGTCAGAGCCTTTGGCCCAGGCGATACTTGGCGTGGTGCGCAGTTTCGGGGCAAACCTGTGGTACATCATCAAGATGACTGTGCCACTGATGCTGCTGGCTGGCATTTTGGGTGCTGTCACCGCGACACTCATCCCGCAGGATCAAGTGGTCTTGCTGCAATTCGGGATCGGCGTGCTTGTCGTTGTCGCCATTGTCGGGCTGTTTCTGCCGGTTCCCATCGCTTTCGACGTGGTGGTGACGGGTGCATTGTTGGCAGCGGGATTGGCGCCGGGATATGTGATGGCCCTTCTGTTCACCTTGGGCATTTTTTCGGTTTATTCGTTCTTCATCGTGGCTCAGTCCATCGGGCAGCGCGCCGCCTGGCTGATGTCTGTTGTTGTGGTGGTGCTGGGTGTGATCGCCGGGCTTGGCGCTCAAAGCTATCATCAATTGCAATCCGACCGCGCGTTGCGCCTGCTTACATCGACGCCTTGGGGCGCTGCAATGGCGTCCGGAGGGCCGGAGGTTACAGTGCAAGCGTCGCAACTGTCGGCCCCATCCGCGGCGGCCGGGACCGGCTTTGTGCGCAAAGATGCCGCCGTCATCGGCATCGACCAGCCAATTGAATTTTCATTTCGCGATATGTGGCCGCCGTTTTGGGAAGGACGCAGCTTGGCGTCCGGCGATATTGACCGCGATGGCGATATCGACCTTGTTGTGGCATCGACGCGTGTCGGTCTGTACATCTATGACAACGACGGTGCGGGGCGTTTCACGGTGCGTGCCGATGACCTTGGTTTTGTGACTGAACTGCCCGTGTTCAATGCGGTTTTGGCTGATGTCGACAATGATGGGTGGCAGGACCTCATTCTCGCGACATACTTGGCGGGCAACTACTTGGTTCAAAACAGGCAAGGGCAATTCGATATGGCTGGAGCGCTCCGTTTGCCTGCTCCGCCTGAGGCAATTCTTACGATGTCCTTGGCCGTTGCGGATGCAGATCGCGACGGTGATCTTGATATTGCCTTGGGGCAATGGTCGGCGGGTTGGTATCGTGAAATTCCGGGCGAGGAATCGCGCAATCATATTCTGTGGAATGATGGCGGCACCTTTGATCGTCTGACGGCTCTGCCAGGGGTGCCGGGCGAAACCCTGAGCCTTCTGTTTTCGGATATCGACAGTTCCGGCACCGCAGATTTGCTGGTGGGCAACGACTTTTCGATTCCGGATTACATTTACCTTGGTGATGGTTCCGGTGGATTCGACATGATCACGCGGGCCTCCGGCCGTATCGAGCATACAACGACGACGACGATGGCAATCAAGTCGGCCGATCTACGTAACGCTGGCGAGCCTGAGCTGTACTTTGCTCAGATTTCGGGGCGGTCTTCTGGCGTGTCAGAGACGCTCAAGATGCAGTCGCTTGATAGGTATTGTGACAGCATAAGTGACCCTGACCACCACGCCGTCTGTGTGCAGAACATGCAGATCAAAGCGTGGTACCGCGCTGGCAATAATTTCGACCCCAGCTTTGCTTCACGATGCGGGCAATTGTCGGGACAAAATCAGGATGAATGCCGGGCTATGCTGGTCAAGGATCTTGCGATCCAGCGGCGCGATCCTTCGATTTGCAAGCTGATTGCGGAAGACCAGCCTATTCCGCGTGCCTTTTGCGACATTCACTTCAAACCTGTTCTGCCGCCTTTGCAGGCAGACGTGGATCTGACACCGCCACAGATCTTGTCCACAAATGTCCTGCTGTCCCTGAAGGACGGCGTCTGGAAAGACGTTGCTGCGGCGCGCGGTCTGGAAGTTGGCGGGTGGAGCTGGGACACAAAGATTGCAGATTTCGACAATGATGGTTGGCAGGACGTCTATATCGTAAATGGTACATGGGTCCCGAACGAGGTCTCACCCTCCAACCTGTTCTTTCACAATATGGGCGATGGTCAGTTTGTTGAGGCGTCTGGCCCATTCGGGTTGGAAGACTTCCTGATGACAGCAGCTGCGACAACCTTTGATCTGGACGGTGATGGCGATCTGGATATCGTCACTTATCCCGTGAACGCGCCTTTGCGCGTTTTCACTAATGTAACCCAGAACCCTGGTGTTGTTTTCCGTTTGCGAGATGCCGTTGGCAACCGCGATGGTATCGGTGCCATCCTGAGCCTTGAGGATGACTTTGGGCGCACTCAGATGCGCGAAATTCAGTTGGGTGGGGGGTTCATGTCCTTTGACGCTCCGCAAGTGCATTTTGGATTGGCTGGAGCAGTCGGGCAACGGCTTACGATTCGGTGGGCTGATGGATCGAAAGCCGTGCTTAGAGGCCCGTTTATGGGTGGCACCCTATACGACATCCATCGGCAATAG
- a CDS encoding phage tail protein, with protein sequence MARFHKICGAVALALGLSGALPGATHKAAAQEYFIGTILTFAGNFCPRNFAPADGRLLPIAQYTALFSLIGTTYGGDGRTTLGLPNLNGRLGMGQGRGPGLTNRVMGSLQGQTSVTLTQNNLAPHTHAVNATNLDGDKAGPGDKLLAAARRGGVGDETIYSEQAPNVEMSTQMITATGGSQPLPTLDPFLVMTRCIALDGLYPSRS encoded by the coding sequence GTGGCTCGCTTTCACAAGATTTGCGGCGCGGTTGCTTTGGCACTTGGTCTGTCCGGAGCGTTGCCGGGGGCAACGCATAAGGCCGCAGCGCAGGAATACTTCATAGGGACGATTCTGACCTTCGCTGGCAACTTTTGTCCGCGCAACTTTGCGCCGGCGGATGGAAGACTTTTGCCGATTGCCCAGTATACTGCTCTGTTCTCGTTGATTGGTACGACATATGGCGGAGACGGTCGGACGACGCTTGGATTGCCGAACTTGAATGGCCGCCTCGGCATGGGGCAGGGTCGCGGCCCCGGTCTGACCAATCGGGTCATGGGAAGCCTACAGGGTCAGACGTCAGTCACCCTGACGCAAAACAATTTGGCGCCGCACACTCATGCCGTAAATGCCACCAACCTGGATGGAGATAAGGCCGGACCTGGTGACAAATTGCTGGCCGCGGCGCGCCGTGGTGGTGTGGGGGATGAAACAATCTACTCCGAGCAGGCGCCGAATGTTGAAATGTCAACTCAGATGATCACTGCAACAGGTGGCTCGCAACCTCTTCCAACGCTCGATCCCTTTCTGGTTATGACCCGGTGCATTGCCTTGGACGGTCTGTATCCATCACGAAGCTGA
- a CDS encoding phage tail protein translates to MKFVSKIACVPLALALVAGATVLPNRAAAQQAMLAEIRMFGFNFCPRGWAALDGQILPINQNQSLYSLLGTNFGGDGRTSFGLPDLRGRLVAGTNSSSVGQRGGAETTVMTAAQLPSHSHAVNATNLDGDKGGPRDKILGASRINGVGEETIYSDTLTPNKFMDSRMIANSGAGAQIQINDPRLAVTHCIAITGIFPSRN, encoded by the coding sequence ATGAAATTCGTTTCAAAAATCGCATGTGTGCCTTTGGCGCTGGCGCTAGTTGCAGGTGCAACCGTGCTGCCAAACCGCGCCGCGGCTCAACAAGCCATGTTGGCAGAAATCCGCATGTTCGGCTTCAACTTCTGCCCAAGAGGCTGGGCCGCGCTGGATGGTCAAATCCTGCCCATCAACCAGAACCAGTCTCTCTATTCGCTGTTGGGCACAAATTTTGGCGGAGACGGGCGCACATCGTTTGGCCTGCCAGATTTGCGCGGTCGTTTGGTTGCAGGCACCAATTCGTCATCTGTCGGTCAACGCGGAGGTGCCGAGACCACTGTCATGACAGCAGCTCAACTCCCGTCACACTCCCATGCAGTGAATGCCACCAATCTTGATGGCGACAAAGGAGGCCCGCGTGACAAAATTCTGGGTGCATCGCGCATCAACGGGGTGGGCGAAGAGACGATCTACAGTGACACGCTCACACCGAACAAATTCATGGATTCACGCATGATCGCGAATTCCGGTGCCGGTGCGCAGATCCAGATCAATGACCCAAGACTGGCCGTCACCCATTGCATCGCGATCACCGGCATATTCCCGTCGCGCAATTGA
- a CDS encoding phage tail protein: protein MKNMMTHIFSKAACLSAVAVVASFAATTGPAKAQASDPYVGEIMATGITSFCPRGWAAAEGQLLAVSQNDALFSLLGTIYGGDGRTTFGLPDLRGRVPTHPGSGPGLSPVRLGQRDGQEQVALTASQNAPHSHSVQATNLDGDKGGPKDKLLAAAPNRGVGQETIYSDQDPNVTMNSQMIGNTGGSQPFSILDPSQTIRYCIALVGIYPSRS, encoded by the coding sequence ATGAAAAACATGATGACACATATATTTTCCAAGGCTGCCTGCCTGAGTGCAGTCGCTGTCGTGGCGTCCTTTGCTGCCACAACCGGCCCGGCAAAGGCACAAGCAAGCGATCCATACGTTGGCGAAATCATGGCAACGGGAATTACCAGTTTTTGCCCACGCGGCTGGGCCGCTGCCGAAGGGCAGTTGCTCGCCGTGTCGCAGAATGACGCTTTGTTTTCGCTGCTCGGCACGATTTACGGAGGAGACGGGCGGACGACATTTGGATTGCCTGACTTGCGTGGCCGCGTGCCCACACATCCAGGATCAGGTCCCGGGCTAAGTCCGGTCAGGCTGGGTCAGCGAGACGGCCAGGAGCAGGTCGCTCTCACCGCGTCACAGAATGCCCCACACAGTCACTCGGTACAAGCGACCAACCTTGACGGTGACAAGGGCGGCCCCAAGGACAAGCTTTTGGCTGCAGCTCCGAACCGGGGCGTGGGGCAAGAAACGATTTATTCCGACCAAGATCCCAACGTCACCATGAATTCTCAGATGATTGGCAACACAGGTGGGAGCCAGCCGTTCAGCATCCTGGATCCAAGCCAGACGATCCGGTACTGTATTGCCTTGGTAGGGATTTACCCGTCCCGGTCATAG
- a CDS encoding carbamoyltransferase family protein, with product MSNSPRVLGISSHFHDAAAALVQGDQILAAAQEERFSRKKGDWRFPTKAIEYCISQLPAGAQLDKIAYYEDPGLKASRMLETARRVAPGGAQMWPNMLRTLRALTHELPQALRDVAPSPNDILFVPHHRSHASAAFHPSPFDAAAVLVLDGVGEWSTTSIWHGQSKGLTALTEITFPHSLGLFYSAFTQFCGFKVNSGEYKLMGLAPFGAPNMRKLILDHLIDLRDDGSFALNMEYFGFDRSLSTTSPLFETLFKQPQRAPDAPVTAFHMNVAASAQAVLEEAVLRLARTALQKTGERNLCMAGGVALNCVANSNLLHKLPSLDSLWIQPASGDAGGALGAALDVAHRMAPLPRRIKCDRMSGSLLGPEFNAGEIQSALDSAGLSYRHEPDPERNANDLAAALADRMIVGHFHGRMEYGPRALGNRSILADPRGIKTLNRVNRSIKFREDWRPFAPIVLADRAADYFEPPHHSPYMLLVAKLLEEHRGPVNLRTARARGAADPMALQTAVTSDVPAVTHVDFSARLQTIDPDTAAQNGSRASAILRAFEAQTGCPMLLNTSFNVRGEPIVCTPRDAINCFLNTHMDVLAIGDFLVRKTDQPGWVEHAVGRRRFDPD from the coding sequence GTGAGCAACTCCCCTCGCGTTCTTGGCATCTCTTCCCATTTTCATGATGCGGCCGCGGCGCTGGTGCAGGGCGACCAAATCCTTGCCGCTGCACAGGAAGAACGCTTTTCTCGCAAAAAAGGCGATTGGCGGTTCCCGACCAAGGCAATTGAATACTGCATTTCGCAACTGCCAGCTGGCGCACAACTGGACAAGATCGCCTATTACGAAGACCCAGGGCTAAAAGCATCGCGTATGCTTGAAACCGCGCGGCGCGTGGCGCCAGGTGGCGCACAGATGTGGCCAAACATGCTGCGCACGCTCCGCGCGCTAACGCACGAACTCCCGCAGGCGCTGCGTGACGTGGCCCCATCGCCCAATGACATTCTTTTTGTACCGCATCACAGGTCCCACGCATCCGCAGCCTTTCATCCGTCGCCCTTCGACGCTGCTGCTGTGTTGGTACTTGATGGGGTTGGGGAATGGTCCACGACAAGCATCTGGCACGGACAATCCAAAGGACTGACAGCGCTCACTGAAATCACCTTTCCTCACTCGCTGGGCCTGTTTTACAGCGCGTTTACCCAATTCTGTGGGTTCAAAGTAAACTCCGGTGAGTACAAGCTGATGGGTCTGGCACCCTTCGGCGCACCGAACATGCGCAAGTTGATCCTCGATCACCTGATTGACCTGCGCGATGACGGTTCCTTTGCGCTGAACATGGAGTATTTCGGCTTCGACCGCAGTCTCTCGACCACTTCACCCCTGTTCGAAACACTCTTTAAACAGCCGCAACGCGCCCCGGATGCACCAGTGACCGCGTTTCACATGAATGTCGCGGCCTCCGCCCAAGCTGTATTGGAGGAAGCGGTGTTGCGCCTTGCACGCACCGCCTTGCAAAAGACGGGAGAGCGCAACCTGTGCATGGCCGGGGGCGTCGCCCTGAACTGCGTGGCAAACAGCAACCTTTTGCACAAGTTGCCTTCGCTGGATTCGCTTTGGATCCAACCGGCGTCAGGCGATGCGGGCGGCGCGCTCGGTGCTGCGCTTGACGTTGCACATCGTATGGCCCCCTTACCGCGCCGCATCAAATGTGACCGTATGTCTGGCAGTCTTCTCGGGCCGGAATTTAATGCGGGCGAGATTCAATCCGCGCTCGACAGTGCCGGGCTCAGCTACCGTCACGAACCAGATCCGGAACGAAACGCCAATGACCTTGCAGCCGCATTGGCAGATCGGATGATTGTGGGTCACTTCCACGGTCGGATGGAATACGGGCCGCGCGCTTTGGGCAACCGATCGATACTGGCGGATCCGCGCGGAATCAAAACTCTCAACCGGGTGAACCGGTCGATCAAGTTCCGTGAGGATTGGCGCCCCTTCGCCCCAATTGTGCTCGCTGATCGGGCAGCGGACTATTTTGAACCGCCCCATCACAGTCCCTACATGCTTCTTGTCGCAAAGTTGCTTGAAGAGCATCGCGGGCCCGTAAACCTTCGCACGGCGCGGGCGCGGGGCGCCGCCGACCCAATGGCACTGCAAACAGCTGTAACAAGCGATGTGCCCGCCGTCACCCATGTGGATTTCAGCGCAAGACTGCAAACAATCGACCCTGACACCGCAGCACAAAACGGCAGCCGCGCAAGCGCAATTCTACGCGCATTCGAGGCACAAACCGGGTGCCCAATGTTGCTCAACACATCTTTCAATGTCCGGGGTGAGCCAATCGTTTGCACCCCCAGGGACGCGATCAACTGTTTTCTCAACACACATATGGACGTGCTGGCCATCGGTGACTTTCTTGTGCGCAAGACGGACCAACCCGGTTGGGTCGAACACGCAGTAGGAAGGAGGCGCTTTGACCCGGATTGA
- a CDS encoding sulfotransferase, whose amino-acid sequence MAIGGLGGSGTRLFATVLQAAGFDIGTTLNRALDNLWFSILFKRAAWVQQTGRAGLEDREVADTIHLFYRASTSGLQSALLPHDIELLDHLSATVHPNGPWKAGPRAPLIDKLRTSKGAAQLRPWGWKEPNTHVFLPHLNHHVPGLRYIHIVRDGLDMALTTKTWQMRHWSHVFGLSQDGDMQHRQLRFWTVANRAAITFGQAYMPGRFLLVDYDDFCVRPAPHLARLWSFLGVPHGEVDVVDVAPTSIGRGRAMDLSGFAAADVLAAAALQDEVARFGRPECT is encoded by the coding sequence GTGGCGATAGGCGGACTTGGTGGCAGTGGTACACGTCTTTTTGCGACCGTACTGCAGGCGGCCGGGTTTGATATCGGTACGACGCTGAACCGCGCATTGGACAACTTGTGGTTCTCTATTCTGTTTAAGCGCGCGGCATGGGTACAGCAAACGGGAAGGGCGGGTTTGGAAGATCGCGAGGTCGCCGACACGATACATCTGTTTTACCGTGCCAGTACGTCCGGTTTGCAGAGTGCACTGTTGCCTCATGATATCGAGTTGCTCGATCATTTGAGCGCAACCGTGCACCCCAACGGGCCCTGGAAAGCCGGTCCACGGGCGCCTCTGATCGATAAGCTGCGTACATCTAAAGGTGCAGCACAGCTGCGGCCATGGGGATGGAAAGAGCCAAACACTCACGTCTTTCTCCCGCATTTGAATCATCATGTGCCCGGTCTGCGCTACATCCATATCGTGCGCGACGGTCTCGATATGGCTCTGACAACCAAGACCTGGCAAATGCGTCACTGGAGCCACGTGTTCGGCCTTTCCCAGGACGGCGACATGCAACATCGGCAATTGCGGTTCTGGACTGTGGCAAACCGCGCCGCCATCACATTTGGCCAAGCTTACATGCCTGGCCGCTTCCTTCTCGTCGATTACGACGACTTTTGTGTCCGACCCGCACCGCATCTTGCGCGTCTTTGGTCGTTTCTGGGTGTGCCACATGGCGAGGTGGATGTTGTGGATGTCGCGCCCACATCAATTGGGCGCGGTCGGGCGATGGACCTCTCAGGCTTTGCCGCCGCTGATGTATTGGCTGCCGCGGCACTGCAGGACGAGGTTGCCCGGTTTGGTCGTCCCGAATGTACTTGA
- a CDS encoding type II toxin-antitoxin system Phd/YefM family antitoxin, whose translation MQFNVHTAKSQLSKLIEAALAGEEVIIAKGNRPVVRLVPMAQSGFQLGVLQNVGSGPDFLEPLDDSALEAWESGA comes from the coding sequence ATGCAATTCAACGTACACACCGCGAAAAGCCAACTGTCGAAGTTGATCGAAGCCGCCCTCGCTGGCGAGGAAGTGATCATCGCCAAGGGCAATCGGCCCGTCGTAAGGCTGGTTCCGATGGCCCAATCAGGCTTTCAGCTTGGTGTGTTGCAAAATGTCGGATCGGGTCCGGACTTTCTTGAGCCGCTGGACGACAGCGCGTTGGAGGCGTGGGAAAGCGGGGCGTGA
- a CDS encoding type II toxin-antitoxin system VapC family toxin: MTSVLLDTHSWVWTLTDDMRLTQSARAAISNAQQVHVSPITFFEIGQKVRVGKWPEMEPHVQKLAEYLYDQGGAVATMTPDICIRASVMEWSHRDPFDRLIGATAEAMAAPLISADTVFDDLSSVARVW; encoded by the coding sequence GTGACCAGTGTTCTTCTCGATACCCACAGCTGGGTATGGACATTAACGGATGACATGCGGCTGACCCAATCCGCGCGCGCTGCGATTTCAAATGCGCAGCAGGTCCATGTCAGCCCCATTACGTTCTTTGAAATCGGTCAGAAAGTGCGGGTCGGTAAATGGCCAGAGATGGAACCGCATGTCCAAAAGCTCGCCGAATACTTGTATGATCAGGGTGGGGCAGTTGCCACCATGACACCTGACATTTGTATCCGAGCGAGCGTTATGGAGTGGAGCCATCGCGATCCGTTTGACAGGTTGATTGGCGCCACAGCTGAAGCAATGGCGGCCCCTTTGATATCTGCTGACACAGTGTTCGACGATCTGTCGTCCGTCGCTCGAGTCTGGTAA